The genomic interval CACGATCGCCGCCGGGTCGTTCGTCGCGATCGCATCCACGCCGAGCGAGACGACATCGGACACGGACCCGGGATCGTCGACGACCCAGACGCCGACCCCGATACCGTCCCGATGGGCCCGCGCGCACAGACCGGGCCCGGCCTCGATGGCGGCGGCCGTCGAGGGAAGCACGAACGTGTGCCCGTGATCGATCGCGAGCGCGAGCGCATCGTCGAGCGGGAACGAGCCGACGACGAGCAACCCGGTGGCGATCTCGGGCATCGCCCGCCTCGCGTGACCGATCGACGCCGGGTTGAACGATGAGACGAGGACCGGACCGGCGAACCCCGACGCCAGCTCGCCGAGCGTGGCGTCCACCGAGGGCTCCCCGTCCGGGATGTAATCCGGATCGCCGGGGAGGTTCTTGATCTCGATATCGGCCCCGGCTCGCCCGTCGAGCAGATCGAGTGCTTCCCGCAGGGTCGGGACCTCGGCGGCGTCTTGCGGACTCCCGGCTCGCAGACGCTTGAGCTCGGCGAGGTCCATGTTCCGAACGAGCCCGTGGCCGTCGGTGGTCCGTGCCACCGACGCGTCGTGCAGCACGACCGGCACCCCGTCCCGCGTCAGGCGGACGTCGAACTCGACGATCTCGGCCCCCGCCCCGATCGCTGCCTCGAAGGCAGGGAGCGTGTTCTCCGGATGCGTGGATGAGGCGCCGCGGTGGGCCACGACGAGTGGGCGGGAACCGGATCGCACGAAGTTGAATCCCGATTCAGTCTTGCGCATCGACCTTTTCCCAGGTTATAGTCCCCGCCAACCTGAGCTCCGCTGATGGGCGCAGCCCTGACCTGAATAGACATTCAAGACACCGGTCATCGAGGAACCCGACGGAGGTCACGGGAAGGATGGAGTGGCTCGAGCAGGCGCTATGCATCGACGAGGATCCCGAGCTGTTCTTTCCCGTCGGCACGACGGGCCCGGCGATCGGCCAGATCGCCGACGCCAAGCAGGTGTGCTTCCGGTGCCCGGTGCGAGCGACCTGCCTCGACTGGGCCCTCGACACCGCTCAGGACGCCGGCGTGTGGGGCGGCCTCGATGAGGAGGAGCGCCGAACGATCCGCCGGGCGCGCCGGCGCGAGGCGCGGCGGCTCGCCGAACTCGCAGCGACGGGCTGAGCGACCGGGCCCACGCACCCCGGGTACCGCTCGACGGCGCGCGGTCACGCTTGGCTCGAGGGGCAGAGGTCCTCGATCACGCACTCGCCGCACCGGGGCTTGCGCGCGACACACGTCGTGCGTCCGTGATCGATCAGCTTGTAGGTGAACGTGAACCACTGTTCCTTCGGGAGCAGGCGCATCAGGTCCTGTTCGATCTTCACGGGGTCCTTGTGCTCGGTGAACCCCAAACGTTGTGACAGACGCCGTACGTGAGTGTCGACGGCGATCCCCTCGACCTTCCCGTAGCTGTTGCCGAGGACGATGTTCGCCGTCTTCCGTGCCACACCGGGGAGGGTGAGCAGCTCCTCCATCGTGTCGGGGACACGCCCGCCGTACTCCTCGACGATGCGTCGCGAAGCGCCACGGATCGACCTCGTCTTCTGGTTGAAGAATCCCGTGGGCTTGATGTCCGCGGCGAGTTCGCTCTCGGGGACCCTCAGGTAGTCCTCCGCGCTGCGGTACTTCACGAACAGGGTCTCGGTGACCGCATTCACGCGCTCGTCGGTGCACTGCGCGGACAGGATCGTCGCCACGAGCATCTCCAGCGGGTTCGACGCGCGCAGCGCGACCGTCGCCTCCGGGTATTCCTCCGTCAGCCGTTCGATGATCACCGGTACGCGGTGCTCCACCGGGCTGTGCCGATCGAGTCGAGCGGATCCTTTCCCGGGCACAGCGCTCCTCTCATGCTCCGGCGCGCGGTTCCGGCTGCCGAGTTCGCGCGCGCGGAGGAAGCCTACCCGTCGTGCGGTCCGGTCCGGCGCCCGCGGTCGACCGACGTTCTACCCCGACGCTGGGATCAGCGCGAGCCGGAGGCGCCGGCCGGCTGCGAACGACCGCCATCGCGCCTGTTCGAACACGTGCACTCCCCCGCGACCCTGCACCGTCCAGGTCTCCCCGTCTCCGACGATCGCGGTCTCCTCGTCGATCGCGACGAGGCGCTCCCCCAGAGCGATCGTCCCGGTGATCGCGGCCGTCATCCCCGGCACGTACCCGTCGAGGGCATCCCAGTGGGGGCCGATCACGGCAGCGTCCGCGAACCCCAGCCCCGGCCGCCACAGCTCCGGGCCCAGGCCCGAGACGGCCGTGTCGGGAGCGCGCTCGGGCAGGGCTGCGGCGCCGGCGCTGCATCCCGCGATCGCGGTTCCGCTCGTGAACCGTTCGAGCAGCGCCGCCCACCACGCGGTGTCCCGGAGGGTGGACGCCAGGTAGGCGGGGTTTCCTCCCGAGAGGAAGACGAGCGAAGCGCGATCGAGCGCCGATACGAGCTCCGAGCGGTCCGCGTCCTCCCGCGTGCGCAGCGGAACCACCTCGGCCGGTACACCGAGCGAGGAGTAGTGCTCCACACCGCGGTCGCCCCAGCTTCCGAAGACGGCGTCCCCCTCGGGCGCACTCGCCGTCGGCACGATGAGCACGCGGTCGCCGCCGGTCGCCGCGTCCAGGAGCGTTCGATCGACCGGCTCGGTCCACGGGAGGAACTCGCCCGAGCCGAGGAGGGCGACCGGTCCGGGGCTCACGCCGTCCCGCCGAGCGAGGCGGGTCGCAGCTCGGCATCGAGGCGGGATCCGAGCTCGGCCGCGACCTCCAACAGGCGGTCGAGATGCTCCGCTTCGGTGCGGAAGTTGACGATGCAGGCGCGGAGCCAGAAGCGATCGCCCAGAACGGCGTTCGAGCAGTACGCACGTCCGTCACGCTGCAGGTCGGACATGATCCGTTCGTTGAGCTCACTCAGGTAGGCATCACGGACGCCGGTGTCCGCCGGTCCGCGCGTCAGATCCGGCGGGACGTACCGGAAGCAACAGATCGACAACGAGACGGGCGTGGCGAGCTCGAACATGTCGCTCGCCTCGACGAGGGCACCCAGGTAGCGCGCGAGCTCGGCGTCGTGGGAGATCCGGCGGGCATAGGCGTCTCGTCCGTGCGCGAGCAACGACACCCAGACCTTCAGCGCCCAGAAGCCGCGGCTGAACTGGGGCCCCATCCGTGCGAAGTCGATCCCCGCGCCGGTGCGTTCCTTGTCCTGTCGCACATACGACGCGTCGACCGCGAACGACGCCCCGAGCAACCCCTCGTCACGCAGCAGCACGCAGCCGCCCGAGTGGGGCGTGTACAGCCACTTGTGCGGATCGAACGCGATCGAGTCCGCGCGTTCGATGCCGGCGAACACCGGGCGCAGGTCGTCGGCGAGGACTGCGGGTCCTCCGTACGCCGCGTCCACGTGGAACCACAGATCCTCGGCGGCGCACAGGTCCGCGAGCTCGTCGAGCGGATCCACCGCGCCGGTGGCGACGGTGCCCGCCGAACCCACGATCGCGATCGGGCGCACGCCGTCGTTCCGGTCGGTGGCGATCGCCGAGCTGAGCGCGTCCGTATCGACCCGGTACCGGTCATCGACCGGGATCGAGCGCATCGCGTCCCACCCGAGCCCGAGCATGTCCGATGCCCGCTGGCTGACGACGTGGGTCTCGCTCGACAGGTACATCGCCAGGGGTGGCCGGCCGGGCCCGCCCACCCCCTCGCGGCGCACGTCCCAGCCCGCCTTGGCATCGCGCGCCGCCTTCAGCGCCACGAAGTTCGCCATCGCCCCGCCCGACACGAGCAGTCCCCCGGCCCCCTCCGGAAGCCCGAACACCCCGGTGAGCCAGTGGATCAGCTGCCGCTCGATCTCGGTCGCGGACGGGGAGAGCAGCCAGCCTCCGACGTTCATATTCACGCCCGCGGCGAGCAGGTCCGCCACCGCGCCGGGCACGGTCCCCGCCCCCGTCACGTACGCCATGAACCCGGGATGGCCCGCGTACACCGACCATTCGAGCACCGCCGCCCGCAGGAAGGCGAGCAGCTCCTCGTCGGGCATCGGGTCGTCGGGAACCTCCATCGCCATCGCCGCCCGGACCTCGTCCGCGGTGTGGCCCCGCGAGATCGGCAGGGACGGCAACCGTTCGAGGTACTCGCGCCAGATGCCGACCGCCTGATCCGCGAACGCCTCGGCCCGTTCGGCATCCCAGTCCAGGTCCGCAACCCGCCCCGGCGGCGTCGGTGAGGCGGCCGGGCTCACACCGGATCCTTACGAGCGGCGAGGCGGAAGTATTCGCCGTCTTGCGAGTCGAAGAGGACCCGCCGGCCGAGCATCGCGGTCATCGGCTCGACCTGACTGACGTGCTGCTCGACGGCGCGCACCTTGCGCTCGAGCGCGTCAGGAGACAGCCGAAGCTCGATCTCGAGGTCGGAGGCGGGCGTCACGGGCGGCGTTCCCGGTTCCATGAAGATCCTGTCGACGGCGGAGGATGCGTCCTCGGTCGGGAGGGTTCCATCGTGCATGTCGAGCCACCGATGGTCGGTTACCCCCAGGATCTCGAGGCAGCGGAGCAACTCGCCCTCGCGGATCCGTCCCATGCGGTCGGAAGGCCAGCGCTCTTCGTCGAAGGACCCTTCCTCACCTCGTGTCGCGGTCACGCAGACGACGCGTTCACCCGCGTCCACGGCCGAGGCCATGAGGCCGGCGGACAGATACGTCTCGTCGTCGGGATGTGCCCACACTCCCAGGTTCCGTTCCGTACTCCCCGGTCATCTGCCCGCCCCCTCGTGCGATCGGTCTCGGGCCGTTCGAGCCCGTGGCATCGGGGATGCTAGTGCGTCCGAGCCGTGGGGAGCCGCGAGGTCAGGCGCCGCCGGGTTCGGTGAACCGCTTGCCGCGGAACGTGGGGTAGGAGGCTTCGGTGTGGTGCCAGCACCGATCGGTCGCGTTGTACTGCGAGAGGCGGGTCGTGCAGGAGGATTCGGCGCAGACGCGCCCGTCGACGCCCTTCGGCTTGGACGGCGGTGGCAGCTTCTGGGGGCGGGTTCCCTTCACGGGCGGTCCTCCTCGCCCGTGATTCGCCGCGCGACAACCTCCGGTTCGGGGAGGCGACGCCAGGGTACATGCGCGTCAGTCGGCGGAGGGATCGGGGTGGAGGATCGTGTCGATCCGAGCCCGGAGCGACGCAGGGACCTGCGAGGGACCGGCGCACTTGCCGGCGATCAGCACCTTCAGCCGGCGCTGGAAATCGGCTCGACCCGAACACGGGGGGCAGTCCTCGAGATGGACCTCGAGCTGGACGATGCTGTCCGACGCGAGCTCCCCGTCGAGGTAGGCCTCGATCTCCCGCAGTGCCTGTTCGCAATCAGTCATCGACGATCCCGCGCTCCTTGGCTGTCTCCCACAACGCCTTCTCCAAGGCCTTTCTTCCCCGATGCAGGCGCGACATCACCGTGCCGATCGGGATCCCGAGCATCTCCGCGGCCTCCTTGTAGGAGAAGCCCTCCACGTCGACCAGGAGCACCGCGAGGCGGAACCCCTCCGGCAGCGCCTCGAGGGCGGCCTGCACGTCCTCGTCGGGCATGGCCTCGAGCACCTCGGCCTCGGCCGACGCCTCCGTGGACCGTGCAGCGAGGCGGTCGTAGAGGTACCAGTCCTCGACGTCCTCGTCGCTCTGCACCGTCTGCGGCTCGCGCTGCTTCTTCCGGTAGGTGTTGATGAACGTGTTCGTGAGGATCCGGTAGAGCCAGGCCTTGAGGTTCGTTCCCTCGGTGAATCCGGAGAAGCCCCGGTATGCGCGGAGCATCGTCTCCTGTACGAGGTCCTCGGCATCGGCCGGGTTCCGGGTCATCCGCAAGGCCGAGGAGTACAGGTTCGGCAGCAACGGCGTGACGTCGCGCTCGAAACGCGCGGTCAGCGCCGCCTCGTCGATCGCGTCGGTCTTGGTCGTTTCGCCCACCGGCCCAGTATCGCCGATGCCCCGCGCATGTCACCCGGGCGCCTGCGACCCATCGTCGGATCCGTGCTGGGGGCGGGTCCCGGCCACCGTCAGGTCGAACCGGCCGCGGAACCGTTCGAGGAACCGATAGAAGTTGCGCTTCGAGAGCTGGTCCCGACGCTCGGGCGGCGTCGCAGCCCACATCCGGTGCTCGTGCCGGCGCACCGGCACGGGAACGACGACGGCACGCCGGCCCGTGTCCTTCACCCGGAACGAGTAGTCGATGTCACAGCTGCGATAGAAGCGGAACCGCTCGTCGAGCGGACCGGCCTCCGCCAGCATCGAGCGATGCACGGCGAACAGGTAGCCCTCGATCGCGTCGACATCGGGACCGGTCTGCGGATCCGAGACCTCGTGGAACTCGTGCAGATCCTCCGTCACGATCCCGAACGGTCCACAGATCCCTATGCCCGGATCGGCGAGAGCGTCGATCAAGGGACCCAGCACGTCTCCCGTCGCCTCCACCGATCCGTCGAGCACGAGCACGACCTCACCGCGTGAGGTGCGCAACCCCGCGTTGCGAGCGGTCGCCCACCCGGTTCCTTCCACGAGCCGGATCGTCTCCACGTCGGCGGGCCACACCGACGGGTCGGTTCCGGCGACGTCAACGACGACCTGCTGAACACGCCGTGCCGGCTCGAACCGCCGCACGCTCTCGATCCCGCGCAGGACGTCCTCCGGCCAACCCTCCACGAGCCAGTGCACCGAGGCGTCGACGGTCGTGGGCTCGGACAACACCGATGCGATGTCCTCGGGGCGTCGCGGGGGGTCGGGCGTCGGAGCGACTCCGGCGGCTGATTCCAGTCGGGTGCCCTCCGGGGTGTCGACGACCCGCCAGCCGAGCGCCCCGAGCTCGTCCCGCAACCGATCGGCCTCCGCGAACTCCTTCGCCGCGCGATGTTCATCCCTGCGTCGCGCGAGCTCGAGGGCCGCCGCCGGAGGGGACGCGCCGGCGTCCTCAGGCATCGTCGTGGCTCCGGAGGAACGCGAGAACGAGCGCGTCCGATCGATCGGCCTGTTCCGAGTGGTACACGTGCCCCGCCCCTTCGAGGGTTTCGAGCCGCGCACCGGGGATCCGCTCGGCGAGCAGCCGCGCGTTCCTGGGATCGATCATGCGATCCTGCGCGCCGTGCAGCACGAGCGTCGGAGCGTGGATCGATCCGAGCCGGTCGAAGCTGTCGAAGGTCTGGATCGCCTCCCACTGTCGGCGACGGGCGACCGGCTCCTGCCCGGTCCCCGAGGCAAGGTCGCCGGCAACATGCTCGGGGTGCGCCTCCGGGAAGCCCGGCGCGTACAGCGTGATCCAGGGCCGGTCATTCGGTGCCGTCCGTCGGTTGGCGGGCACCGGGACGAGGTGCGCACGCCCCCCATGGGTCGCCGCGAGCACGAGCGCGCGAACACGGCCGGGATGGTTCAGAGCGAACTCCTGCGCGATCATGCCGCCGAACGACTGCCCGTACAGGTGCGCGCGCTCGATCCCGAGCTCGTCGAGGAGCGCGAGGGTGTCGTCGACGAAGGTCTCGATGCCCATCGGGACGTCCTCCGGAACGGTGCCGAGCAACGAGCGTCCGTTCCCGCGGAGGTCCCACGCGACGACGCGATGATCGACGGCCAGGTGGGGAACGTTGCGCCGCCAGCCCGCGATGTCGCCGCCCATACCCTCGAGCAACACCAGCGCGGAACGATCCGTCGGACCGTGCAGCTCGTGGTACAGGCGGGCGCCGTCGGGACGATCGAGGAACGGCACCCGGTCAGGCGATCGTGTCGTTCGTCGCGGAACGGACGCGTTCCGCAAGCACTTCGAGCGTCCTGATGGCCATCGTCGGATGCTGCCGCAGCAACCCGCGGAAGACCCACTCAGAGATCGCCGCCGTCCGCCCGTCCGAGGTCGCGATGACGCTCGCCGAACGAGGCCCGCGATCGAGCAGCGCGATCTCTCCGAAGAAATCTCCCGGGCCGAGCCTCGCGCGTGACAGACCGCCGATCGTCACGTCGGCCGTTCCCTCGAGGAGGACGAACAGCCCGACACCGGCGTCGCCTTCGCGTGCGAGGACCTTCCCATCGCGGTGGGACGAAACGTTCGCCGCGTTCGCGATGACGCCGATCTCGCGCTTGCTGAGGGCGCCGAACAGGGGGACGTTACCGAGCTTTTTCGCGAGGTCGCGATCGGCCATCTCGACTCCCCTCCTGGACGGGTTGTGCGTGCGAGCGCCGAGCGAATCCTACCCCGGGGGCTGCACGAGGGGTCGTCGACGCGCCACCAACGCGAACGGGCGACCCGTGAGGGGTCGCCCGTCGATCTCGTCGCGGGGACAGGATTTGAACCTGTGACCTCTGGGTTATGAGCCCAGCGAGCTACCAGACTGCTCCACCCCGCAGACCGAGGATAGCAAAGGCTCCTCCGCCGGCCGACGGTTAGGAGAAAGGGCACGGTGAAACCTCCCCCAGATCCCGCTCCCGGGGTCCGGAGCTCCGATCCAGGCCGCATCAAGTGTGGGATAGGGTGTCGCACGACAGAAGGCACCGACTGCGCTGCAGGGGTCGTCACGACGTGGGGATGGAGGATCTCGGGTGAGCGAGGGAACAGCTGGCGCCGCCGAAAAGGCCGTGTTCGACCAGCGGCTCGCGATGCTGCTCGCGATGGCGATGTTCGTGCTCGTCGTCGATACCTCGTTGATGAACGTGTCGATCGCGGCCGTGGTTCGCGACCTGGGCACGACCGTCAGCGGCGTCCAGTCGGCGATCGCGCTCGAGGCACTCGTCTCGGCGGCGTTCATCCTGATCGGCAGCAAGGTCGGCGACCTCATCGGCCGTAAGAGGGCGTACGTTCTCGGTCTGATCGCGTACGCCATCGGTGGGCTGGCGATGACGCTCGCTCAGGACGTGACCGCGATCATCGTCTTCTGGGCCGTGATCGGTGGGCTCGGTGCCTCGTTGCTGCTGCCCGCGATGCAATCCCTCATCCACGGGAACTTCGAAGGGCCGGCCCAGAAGCGGGTCTATGCCATGGTCGGTGCCTCGGCAGCGATCGCAGCGGCGGTCGGCCCCCTGCTCGGTGGCTTCATCACCACGTTCCTCTCGTGGCGCGTCGGGTTCCTGCTCGAAGTCGTGATCATCGCGGTCGTGCTCTCCGGGATCGGTCGCGTGCACGACGTTCCGTTCACAGGACTTCGGCGCATCGACGGGATCGGCGCAGTCCTCTCCGTGCTCGGCATGGGCGGCCTCGTTCTGGGCATCCTCGTGTGGCAGGAAGGCGGGGAGTCGGTCGCAGCACTCGTGGTGACCGGCGCGGTGGCATTGGGATCGTTCGGCTACTGGCTCGTCCGTCGCAAGCGTGTCGGTGAGCCGGCGTTGATCGACCCGGATCTGTTCAGATCGAAGATGTTCCGGTTGGGGGTCACCGGGCAGATGCTCCAGCAGATCGCGCTTGGCGGCGCGATGATCGCGATACCGATCTTCCTGCAGATGGTGCTCGAGTACAACGCGATGCAGACAGGTCTATCGATGGCTCCGCTCTCGCTCACGATGTTCGGGGTGGCACTGCTCGCCGGCAAGAGGTCTGGAGCACGGCGTCCGAGCAGCATCATCCGATCGGGCTTCGCGCTCCTTTCGATCGGCATCGTGTTGCTGATCGCGATCGTGCCTCGAGGCGTGTCAGGCTGGTCCCTTCTGGTCCCGTTGGTGATCGCCGGTGCCGGACTGGGCCTGCTGGTCTCCCAGCTCAACAACTACTCCTTGTCCCCGATCGATGAGGAGCGGGTGAGCGAGGCCGCAGGCGTGAACTCGGCGGGCGGCTCGTTCGGGCTCTCGTTTGGCCTGGCGTTCGCAGGAGCCATCATGCTGGGGACCCTCGCATTCACCTTCACGAACATGGCGGAGTCGAGCGACGTGTTCTCTCCCGCCGATCAGCAGCGCGTCGCGGACGGTCTCGAGGAGGACGCACAGATCTTAAGCAACACACAACTCGAGGAACTCCTCGTCGGTCAGCCCCAGGACGTCCAGACCGAGATCGTCCGGATCAACACGGACGCACGCCCGATCGCACTCCAGGTGGCGCTCCTCGTTCCGCTCCTGGCCGCGCTCCTCGGGTTGGCCAACGGGTTCCGGATGATGCGACTGCCCGATCCTTCGTCGTCGAACTCCGGCGAAGGCATGGCCTTGGGCTGACGCACGCTTTGACCGCGACTTCACACCGGCCCGGCGTCACCTGCAGGCGAACGACCCACGGTCGCGGAACACCCGATCGGTCGGTAGCCCGACCCACTCGTAGTCGTAGCCGCTCTCGTGCAGGGTCATCTGCAGCACCCCGAACGCCTTGTTCTGGACCGCCAGCAGGTTGGCCGGCCGCGGCTTCTTGCCCAGGGGATAGAGCGAGCGACCGCCGGTGCCGATCGTGAACTGACGGATGCCGTCCACATCGCGTGTACCGCTTGCCGACTGTGGCGCCCAGCGGTGATAGATGTGGTTGTGACCCGCGAGCATCACGTCCACGCCGGCTCCGTCCATCAGCCTCCACATGTCGAAGTACATCTCGTTCTCCGAACCACCGTTCGGTCGCGGGTCGTTCGGGTCGACGAACTTTTGCCACTGTCGCCAGTCGAACGTCGGATGATGCTGGAACGCCAAGGTGCATGCCGCATCGTCATTGGCGGCGAGGTCGTCCGCGAGCCACTCGTATTGAGGTGTGCCCGGACCGCAGCCCGGGTCGTCGCGGCAGATGTCGGAGTTCAGCGACACGATGTGCCAGGCGCCAACGTCGAGCGAGTAGTAGCCCTCGGGCCCATGTGCGCTGTCGCCGAAATAGTCGAAGTACCCTTGCGCACCCTCGGTGCCGTATTCGTGGTTCCCGGGCGTCGGCAGCGTGATGGAGTTCAGATGTCCGAACTGGAGGTCGTAGACCCGCTCGAACTCCGCCAGCTTGCCGTTGTTGTACTGGAGATCCCCCAGGGCGAGAAATGCGTCGGGCGCGAGGCCGGTGATCAGCCTCGCCACCTCGTCCGATCGGCAGGCTCCCTCGCCATCGCTCTGGCTGAACGACTGGCACGCGATGTCACCGACCGCTGTGATCACCGGATCGGCCTGGGGAGGCGCTGCGGCGCCCGATGTGGCGGGCCCGGCCAACGTTCCCCCGCCGATCAGCAGGATGGCCAGGGCGAGCATCACGCGACGGCCGGAACGCAGGGCCATACCGGACTCCTTGGGGGCGATGGTGTCGCGGAGTCAAGCACTGTCACGGGGACGATGGCAATAGGCCTGACGGCTGGCCAAGGTCACGGACCACGTCCGGGGCGGAGTTCGTTCTGCCCGAACTCCTATCCCCTCTCGCCCGTCAGGGACGGTCCCAGTCGAGCATCACGGTCTGAGGATCGTCGCGATCCACCTTCACGGGTAGGGTCGAACCGACGACCATCCGGGCGACGTGCGGCTCGGGGATCAACGCCATGTGCGTGACGACATACGGATCGCGTCCGGGGAGGTCAACCGTCATCGTGACCTGGAAGACCTTGTTGTCGGCCACTTCGAGCGCGGTGAGCTGACACCCGCTCAACACGGCGGTCCCGTCGATCCCGGTCGCGCGGAACCGGGTTCGTGCCCGCTCGATCTCGGCGGCGTCGGGGATCCCTCCGACCCCGGCCCCTCCCCCGAGCGTGAGCATCGGGCCCGGCTCGGCCGCGTCGGCGCCGGCCGCGGACGGCGATCCGGCGGTCGCTGACGTGGCGGCTGCGCGGGTGAGCTCCCATTCGATCGCCACCAGGGTCGGGTCGGTCGGGTCGACCTTGATCGGGAGCGGGGTCCCGCTCGTCAGGGTTCCGAGCAGCATCAGGGGGACGTACTCCTTGCGCGTCGTCGTGTGCGTTCCCTTTCCGGGGACGTCGTAGCGAAGCTCCAGCTCGATCTGCGGCTGGTCGTTCATCGACATCCCGGTCTGACGCATCGAGACGATCGCCGCACGGCTCGCGATGCCGGTCGTCCGGATCTGCTGCGCGCGCTCGTAGGTCAGGGACGCGGAGCGACCCCACGCGAACAAGCCGATGCCCGTGAGCACCAGGATCCCGGCGGTGATCAGCATCGAGGTCCGCGCCTCGGGGATCGAGAGTCCGATCGCGGCCACGAAGGCGGCGATCGCGAACTCGAACAGCGCCGTGTAACGGAGCCACTTCGCCGGACGCTTGCTCCAGGTCATCCCCGCCGACATCGCCGTCCCTCCCGTTCGACGACCAAGGCTACCCCGAGGCCGCGCTCCGCTCACGTTCCTTCGGGGGACGGTCCGGATCCGTGTACCTAGAGCAGACCCTCGACCACCAGCCCCGCGAAGCCGGCGGCCAGGACCACCGCAACCACCCCGACGTGGAACCGGCGCATCGCGACGAACGCCGCGACCGCGACGGCGACCGCGAACGGATCGACGCTCGACACCACGGGGATCGGAACCGGACCCCGAACGAGATCCACGGCTCGCACGCGATCGAACAGGGTCGTGAACGCGAAGGTCAGGGCGAGGCTCGCGATCACCCCGACGACCACGGCG from Actinomycetota bacterium carries:
- a CDS encoding metallophosphoesterase; amino-acid sequence: MALRSGRRVMLALAILLIGGGTLAGPATSGAAAPPQADPVITAVGDIACQSFSQSDGEGACRSDEVARLITGLAPDAFLALGDLQYNNGKLAEFERVYDLQFGHLNSITLPTPGNHEYGTEGAQGYFDYFGDSAHGPEGYYSLDVGAWHIVSLNSDICRDDPGCGPGTPQYEWLADDLAANDDAACTLAFQHHPTFDWRQWQKFVDPNDPRPNGGSENEMYFDMWRLMDGAGVDVMLAGHNHIYHRWAPQSASGTRDVDGIRQFTIGTGGRSLYPLGKKPRPANLLAVQNKAFGVLQMTLHESGYDYEWVGLPTDRVFRDRGSFACR
- a CDS encoding MFS transporter, producing MLLAMAMFVLVVDTSLMNVSIAAVVRDLGTTVSGVQSAIALEALVSAAFILIGSKVGDLIGRKRAYVLGLIAYAIGGLAMTLAQDVTAIIVFWAVIGGLGASLLLPAMQSLIHGNFEGPAQKRVYAMVGASAAIAAAVGPLLGGFITTFLSWRVGFLLEVVIIAVVLSGIGRVHDVPFTGLRRIDGIGAVLSVLGMGGLVLGILVWQEGGESVAALVVTGAVALGSFGYWLVRRKRVGEPALIDPDLFRSKMFRLGVTGQMLQQIALGGAMIAIPIFLQMVLEYNAMQTGLSMAPLSLTMFGVALLAGKRSGARRPSSIIRSGFALLSIGIVLLIAIVPRGVSGWSLLVPLVIAGAGLGLLVSQLNNYSLSPIDEERVSEAAGVNSAGGSFGLSFGLAFAGAIMLGTLAFTFTNMAESSDVFSPADQQRVADGLEEDAQILSNTQLEELLVGQPQDVQTEIVRINTDARPIALQVALLVPLLAALLGLANGFRMMRLPDPSSSNSGEGMALG